The proteins below are encoded in one region of Paenibacillus albus:
- a CDS encoding efflux RND transporter periplasmic adaptor subunit: protein MFTKWLTVRSTKTAAAIVIGASLLMTTGCSLLPDEDNEEVLPAIVPPQISKKPEYEVTTATIETKKTAIGKMISMKEETLYFTLDGKRLKELNIKAGQKVTKGQVIGSLDVDDMRKQLRTDKLQFSRDQVQMKDTLRKKDEMDPTEFELAKIAFEEKRQALVDAQTELDKAALTAPFTGTVVALNVMKGDLIKAYDPICIIADTSQLTAAAVMTSEELKGVSVGMPVVVDINNAGELKGVVAQLPVQKEDDGSGQGGGNGGAQRPERPEDFLTVKLDSLPKGVTRGTPLSISIIMNRKENAIVIPPSALRSIGSRTYVQVVDEQGKREVDVEVGQTTSTQVEILQGLKPGQKVVGR from the coding sequence ATGTTTACGAAATGGTTGACGGTTCGTTCCACTAAGACAGCGGCAGCAATTGTCATAGGCGCCTCGCTCCTGATGACGACCGGCTGCTCGCTGCTGCCGGACGAAGATAATGAGGAAGTGCTGCCTGCAATCGTGCCTCCCCAAATATCGAAGAAGCCGGAATATGAAGTAACGACCGCGACAATTGAAACGAAGAAGACCGCAATTGGGAAGATGATTTCGATGAAGGAAGAGACACTTTACTTCACGCTCGACGGTAAAAGGCTGAAGGAGCTTAACATCAAGGCCGGTCAGAAGGTGACCAAAGGCCAGGTTATTGGTTCCCTCGACGTCGATGATATGCGCAAGCAGCTGCGTACGGATAAATTGCAGTTTTCTCGTGATCAAGTGCAGATGAAGGATACGCTGCGCAAGAAGGATGAGATGGACCCGACGGAATTCGAGCTTGCCAAGATTGCCTTCGAAGAGAAGCGTCAAGCGCTTGTCGATGCACAAACCGAGCTTGATAAGGCGGCGCTAACCGCTCCATTCACGGGTACTGTTGTTGCACTGAACGTGATGAAGGGCGACTTGATTAAAGCCTACGATCCGATCTGCATCATTGCAGATACGAGCCAGCTCACGGCTGCTGCTGTAATGACCAGTGAGGAGCTGAAAGGCGTGTCGGTCGGCATGCCGGTTGTCGTGGATATTAACAACGCCGGCGAGCTGAAAGGCGTCGTTGCGCAGCTTCCGGTTCAGAAGGAGGATGACGGCAGCGGTCAAGGCGGCGGCAATGGGGGAGCGCAGCGTCCGGAACGGCCGGAGGATTTCCTCACGGTGAAGCTTGATAGTTTGCCGAAAGGTGTCACTCGCGGAACGCCGCTGTCAATCTCCATCATTATGAACCGTAAGGAAAATGCTATTGTTATCCCGCCGTCTGCGCTTCGCTCCATCGGCTCACGTACCTATGTTCAAGTGGTAGATGAGCAAGGCAAACGCGAGGTTGACGTTGAAGTCGGACAAACGACATCTACGCAGGTCGAGATTCTGCAAGGACTGAAGCCGGGGCAGAAAGTCGTAGGGCGTTAA
- a CDS encoding carbohydrate ABC transporter permease codes for MVNRIIRNPYILIAPAIILVSVFSLYPILFAVRVSFMNWDTVLGTKENVGFDNYIHIFKDPVFWKVLKNTLIFAFFTVVIGIVMAFVIGIFLQKNRFSDNLVQSIIFTPNILSAVSVTVMWMWLMDPNVGIINYVLKWFGLPTLKWMMSPDTSLMSIIIVSIWKGLGYNVMIVIAGLQSIPRYIYEAAKLDRAGRWTTLFRITLPLLSPTLFFLLITSIISSFSAFDVVSLMTNGGPENSSNLIVYWIYQIGFLQFNIGKASAGSILFMIMVSIIAVINYVFFNKKVHYQ; via the coding sequence ATGGTTAACAGAATCATCCGCAACCCTTACATACTTATTGCTCCGGCGATTATTCTCGTTTCCGTATTTTCCTTGTACCCGATCCTCTTCGCAGTACGAGTCAGCTTCATGAATTGGGACACCGTGTTAGGGACCAAAGAAAATGTGGGATTCGATAATTACATCCATATTTTTAAAGATCCCGTATTTTGGAAGGTACTAAAAAACACGTTGATATTCGCTTTCTTCACTGTTGTGATCGGTATCGTAATGGCATTTGTAATCGGCATATTCCTGCAAAAGAACAGATTCTCAGACAATCTTGTGCAGAGCATCATCTTCACGCCAAACATTCTCTCCGCCGTATCCGTCACTGTGATGTGGATGTGGTTGATGGATCCTAATGTGGGGATTATCAACTACGTGCTGAAATGGTTTGGACTGCCGACGTTGAAATGGATGATGAGTCCTGATACCTCACTGATGTCCATTATCATTGTCTCGATCTGGAAGGGACTCGGTTACAATGTGATGATCGTGATTGCAGGACTGCAATCGATACCACGTTACATCTATGAAGCTGCCAAGCTGGATCGGGCAGGCAGATGGACAACTCTGTTTCGCATTACGCTGCCGCTCTTGTCGCCGACTTTGTTCTTTCTGCTCATTACATCGATCATTTCCTCGTTTAGTGCTTTTGATGTCGTAAGCCTGATGACCAACGGCGGACCGGAAAACTCCTCGAATCTAATCGTTTATTGGATCTACCAGATTGGATTCCTGCAATTTAACATCGGAAAAGCAAGTGCAGGCTCGATCTTGTTTATGATCATGGTCAGCATTATCGCGGTAATTAATTATGTGTTCTTCAACAAGAAAGTTCACTATCAGTAA
- a CDS encoding ABC transporter permease, whose protein sequence is MGMPLFRFLLRKMWNTRWLTLSSLVGLIIAVAFATSIPMYADGALKRVVAQTLKDESGGLPAGSLLMRYQETKGSTDTKALNEVSRYVREDVPNKIGFPFGTYVQSYSIRSAELTPEDPTKVDASRVRTMALTAMSGLDKKVEMTQGRWYADSIGEDDTVEAVMLEEAMYRSDMHIGDVFEYPIYSGLNLTLKVKIVGAYKPLSETDPYWYQGLEGMMSTLQIGEKAFQQGLLDSRKVPVHTANWFYAFDLKNIQTSQLSPLGKTLDRLNIELYQRLKDTRVEISFAKLLGEFKKQSLQLQLLLFTLAAPMLAMVFYFIAMNARQALDKQRSDIAVLRSRGAGTRQIFRIYFLEGLLLGIIALIIGPLLGWFMAKSIGSANGFLEFVNRKSLPVGFSTEAILAGVGAVVLALLATIIPAIIYAKASIVDYKKQLARSDRKPLWQRWYGDVLLLGVSAYGWYLFNERQMISFKSNLTTDQLNVQPFLFFVPALAIFAMGLFFLRVFPWLLKLFNWIGRRVLPVPLFLTLSQLSRSSRGYYPLMILLILTLGLGVYNASAARTIDLNSTERTLYKYGTDVVMQTVWEGSAEVQNSGGSGSQGGGSGSGGNGSGGGQSGGNGGGNGGNGGGSGGSGSGEGGTPVPTKIIYSEPPFEVFRTLTGVEAAARVLQTKANIVVADKSIGQGTLMGIDNVDFAKVGWFRNDLYPSHPFNYLKNLGLYEHAAIIPSKVAEKYQLELGSPISVGLPEGMIDFVVVGIVPYWPSQYPDQSPFLIANLDYIYDQVPMIPYDVWLKMKPGALTGPIMKELESKGIELANVQDVRIELAAESKHPTRGGVFGILSLGFLVSIIVSLVGYLLFWFFNLSGRIVQFGVLRAMGLSRKQLTGMLLLEQLFTAGLSIGLGIIIGKITSLLFLPFLQTTDNVANSVPPFRVVFDAKDTTQLYIVVGCMMLMGALLLLVHIRRLRVHQAVKMGEER, encoded by the coding sequence ATGGGGATGCCGTTATTTCGATTTCTGTTACGGAAAATGTGGAATACCAGATGGCTCACGTTAAGCTCGCTAGTCGGGTTAATTATTGCCGTCGCGTTCGCAACGAGCATCCCGATGTATGCGGACGGAGCGCTCAAGCGTGTCGTCGCGCAGACGCTGAAGGATGAGAGCGGGGGACTGCCGGCAGGCTCTCTCTTAATGCGTTATCAGGAGACGAAGGGAAGCACGGATACGAAGGCGCTCAACGAAGTTAGCCGTTACGTGCGCGAGGATGTGCCGAATAAGATCGGTTTCCCGTTCGGTACATATGTGCAAAGCTACTCAATCCGAAGTGCGGAGCTAACGCCGGAGGATCCGACTAAGGTTGATGCAAGCCGCGTGCGGACGATGGCACTGACCGCGATGTCCGGGCTCGATAAGAAAGTCGAGATGACGCAGGGACGCTGGTATGCAGACTCCATCGGAGAAGATGATACCGTCGAAGCGGTCATGCTTGAAGAAGCGATGTACCGCAGCGACATGCATATTGGAGACGTGTTCGAGTATCCGATTTACAGCGGACTTAATCTGACGCTTAAGGTGAAGATCGTTGGTGCTTACAAGCCACTCAGCGAGACAGACCCGTACTGGTATCAGGGGCTGGAAGGTATGATGAGCACGCTGCAGATCGGGGAGAAAGCGTTCCAGCAGGGACTTCTGGATAGTCGCAAGGTCCCTGTGCATACCGCGAACTGGTTCTATGCCTTCGATCTGAAGAACATTCAAACGAGTCAGCTGTCACCGCTTGGGAAGACGCTCGATCGACTCAATATTGAGCTGTATCAGCGGCTCAAGGATACGCGTGTGGAGATTTCGTTTGCGAAGCTGCTCGGTGAGTTCAAGAAACAGAGCTTGCAGCTGCAATTGCTTCTGTTCACGCTGGCAGCGCCGATGCTCGCGATGGTGTTCTACTTCATCGCGATGAATGCGAGGCAAGCGCTTGATAAGCAGCGCAGCGATATTGCGGTGCTGCGGAGCCGGGGCGCAGGGACGCGGCAGATCTTCCGCATTTACTTCCTGGAAGGACTGCTGCTCGGCATAATCGCGCTTATTATCGGTCCGCTGCTCGGCTGGTTTATGGCGAAGAGCATAGGCTCCGCCAATGGGTTCCTCGAATTCGTTAATCGGAAGTCGCTTCCGGTCGGATTCTCGACAGAAGCCATCCTGGCCGGAGTCGGTGCTGTTGTACTCGCGCTGCTCGCGACCATTATTCCCGCTATCATTTATGCGAAGGCTTCTATTGTCGATTACAAGAAGCAGCTTGCGCGTTCGGACCGCAAGCCGTTATGGCAGCGTTGGTACGGCGATGTGCTGCTCCTCGGTGTGTCGGCATACGGCTGGTACTTATTCAATGAACGGCAGATGATCTCGTTCAAGAGCAATTTGACAACGGATCAACTCAACGTGCAGCCATTCCTGTTCTTCGTACCGGCGCTTGCGATATTCGCAATGGGATTATTCTTCCTGCGCGTGTTTCCATGGCTCTTGAAGCTGTTCAATTGGATCGGGCGCAGAGTGCTGCCTGTTCCATTATTTCTGACGTTATCCCAGCTGTCCCGTTCATCGAGAGGCTATTATCCGCTTATGATTTTACTCATCTTAACTCTCGGCCTTGGTGTCTACAACGCTTCGGCAGCGCGAACGATTGATCTGAACTCCACGGAGCGAACGCTCTACAAGTACGGCACCGATGTTGTGATGCAGACAGTGTGGGAGGGCAGCGCTGAGGTGCAGAATTCAGGCGGTTCAGGCTCTCAAGGCGGTGGCAGCGGAAGTGGCGGCAACGGCAGTGGAGGCGGCCAAAGCGGTGGAAACGGAGGCGGCAATGGTGGGAATGGAGGCGGTTCAGGCGGCTCAGGCTCCGGTGAGGGCGGTACGCCAGTTCCGACGAAAATTATCTATTCTGAACCACCGTTTGAAGTATTCCGTACGTTGACCGGCGTTGAAGCTGCAGCACGCGTGCTGCAGACGAAAGCCAACATCGTGGTTGCTGACAAATCCATTGGTCAAGGTACATTGATGGGCATTGATAATGTCGATTTTGCCAAAGTCGGCTGGTTCCGCAATGACCTGTATCCGTCGCATCCGTTTAACTATTTGAAAAACTTAGGGCTTTATGAGCATGCGGCTATTATCCCGTCGAAGGTTGCGGAGAAGTATCAGCTGGAGCTCGGATCTCCTATTTCTGTAGGCTTGCCGGAAGGCATGATCGACTTTGTCGTCGTTGGCATCGTCCCGTACTGGCCGAGTCAATACCCGGATCAATCGCCATTCCTGATCGCGAATCTCGATTATATCTACGATCAAGTGCCGATGATCCCTTACGACGTGTGGCTCAAAATGAAGCCTGGCGCGTTAACCGGACCGATCATGAAGGAGCTTGAGAGCAAAGGCATCGAACTCGCGAACGTGCAGGATGTCCGGATCGAGCTTGCTGCGGAATCGAAGCATCCGACTAGAGGCGGCGTGTTCGGCATTCTAAGTCTCGGCTTCCTTGTTTCGATTATCGTGTCACTGGTTGGCTATCTCCTATTCTGGTTCTTCAACCTGTCTGGGCGGATCGTTCAGTTCGGGGTATTGAGGGCGATGGGACTGTCGCGTAAGCAGTTGACCGGAATGCTTCTGCTTGAACAGCTGTTTACGGCTGGACTGTCTATCGGGCTTGGCATAATCATCGGCAAGATTACGAGCTTGCTGTTCCTGCCCTTCCTACAAACGACCGATAACGTGGCGAACTCTGTTCCGCCATTCCGTGTTGTGTTTGATGCGAAGGACACGACGCAGCTGTATATCGTTGTCGGCTGCATGATGCTGATGGGCGCTCTGTTATTGCTCGTTCACATCCGTAGATTGCGCGTACATCAAGCCGTGAAGATGGGGGAGGAGCGGTAG
- a CDS encoding ABC transporter ATP-binding protein produces the protein MNAEPLLKTESVWRTFQVGGQPLHVLKGIEMELRPQQLVMLRGRSGSGKTTLLNLIGGLDTPTKGQIMFKQLPFHAMSDDERTKVRRKEIGFIFQAYALMPLLSAYENVELSLRMAGVPSGTWKKRVEQCLDLVGLSKRMHHRPFELSGGEQQRVAIAKAIAHKPSLLLADEPTAELDSQMSAQVMSLFQTIIETEQVTICMTTHDPTILEVADHVYEMVDGSFH, from the coding sequence ATGAATGCAGAGCCTCTGCTCAAAACAGAATCCGTTTGGCGGACGTTTCAAGTTGGCGGCCAGCCGCTGCATGTATTGAAAGGCATTGAGATGGAACTAAGACCGCAGCAGCTTGTTATGCTTCGCGGACGCTCAGGCTCTGGGAAAACAACGCTGCTTAATTTAATCGGGGGTCTGGATACACCTACCAAAGGTCAAATTATGTTCAAGCAGCTCCCCTTCCACGCGATGAGCGATGACGAGAGAACGAAAGTGCGGCGCAAGGAGATCGGCTTTATTTTTCAAGCGTACGCGCTCATGCCGCTCTTGTCCGCATATGAGAATGTCGAGCTTAGTTTGCGAATGGCCGGTGTGCCAAGCGGGACTTGGAAGAAAAGGGTCGAGCAATGCCTTGATCTGGTTGGGCTGTCGAAGCGAATGCATCATCGGCCGTTTGAGCTCTCCGGCGGTGAGCAGCAGCGCGTCGCCATTGCGAAAGCGATTGCCCATAAGCCGAGCTTGCTGCTCGCCGATGAGCCGACAGCAGAGCTGGATTCCCAAATGTCTGCGCAAGTGATGTCGCTCTTCCAGACGATAATCGAAACTGAACAAGTGACAATCTGTATGACTACACACGATCCTACGATTCTGGAGGTTGCCGATCATGTTTACGAAATGGTTGACGGTTCGTTCCACTAA
- a CDS encoding ABC transporter ATP-binding protein yields the protein MSSIRLEKVTKTYSNGKTVIENLELEIKERSFTVLLGPSGCGKTTALRMIAGLEEVSAGQIYIGERNVTKVDPGDRGISMVFQNYAIYPHMTVRKNIEFGLKNMKIVKEEIVKRVTQVVNMVGLKDYLNAKPSTLSGGQRQRIALSRAMSKKPQVFLMDEPLSNLDAKLRNQMRGELIDLHRELKSTFVFVTHDQIEAMTMATNIVIFNHGTIMQQGTPKEVYENPANLFVATFIGDPGMNTLELEGIGTIGFRAHKVKLMKSSHFLGVQAAGMVMTKEMLGMDHLYRIATGLGTVLMKGEEELNIGEQVTLYISENDLYYFDMREQRSHDVNLIESAIHRLSLMEGVTVTSDHVIGNVHG from the coding sequence ATGTCTTCAATTCGATTAGAGAAAGTGACCAAAACCTATTCGAATGGAAAAACCGTCATCGAGAATCTTGAGCTTGAGATCAAAGAGCGTTCTTTTACGGTACTGCTGGGTCCTTCGGGCTGCGGCAAAACGACTGCGCTGCGAATGATTGCCGGACTTGAAGAGGTGAGTGCCGGTCAGATTTATATCGGAGAGCGGAATGTCACGAAAGTGGATCCAGGAGATCGAGGGATTTCGATGGTTTTCCAAAACTATGCGATCTATCCACATATGACGGTGCGCAAAAATATTGAGTTTGGTTTGAAAAATATGAAGATCGTTAAGGAAGAAATCGTAAAACGTGTAACGCAGGTCGTGAATATGGTCGGGTTAAAGGATTATTTGAATGCGAAGCCTTCGACGCTTTCTGGAGGACAACGGCAGCGTATTGCATTATCAAGAGCGATGTCCAAAAAACCGCAGGTCTTTCTAATGGATGAACCGTTATCCAATCTCGATGCCAAGTTACGCAATCAGATGCGCGGGGAGCTCATTGATCTGCACAGAGAATTGAAGTCCACCTTCGTATTTGTCACCCATGATCAGATCGAGGCCATGACGATGGCCACGAATATCGTTATTTTCAATCATGGCACTATTATGCAGCAGGGCACGCCCAAGGAAGTTTATGAGAATCCGGCCAATCTGTTTGTAGCTACTTTTATTGGCGACCCAGGGATGAATACTCTTGAGCTTGAGGGAATCGGTACGATCGGTTTTAGAGCGCATAAGGTGAAGCTGATGAAGTCGTCCCATTTTCTAGGCGTTCAAGCAGCAGGTATGGTGATGACGAAGGAAATGCTGGGGATGGACCATTTGTACCGCATCGCAACCGGTTTAGGGACTGTTCTCATGAAAGGCGAGGAAGAGCTGAATATTGGTGAGCAAGTTACTCTCTATATCTCAGAGAATGATCTGTACTATTTCGATATGCGTGAGCAGCGTTCACACGATGTGAATTTGATCGAGTCGGCCATTCACAGGCTATCCTTGATGGAAGGTGTCACTGTGACTAGCGATCATGTGATTGGTAATGTGCATGGTTAA
- a CDS encoding ABC transporter substrate-binding protein codes for MERRENRKRVVLKRSAAAAVSALMLTSTLAACSKGDSSSDAERHVLRVGFMYSNSDNDPYLRQQFTDGYELLHPNIDIEIVSAINYDDQRFEQQDPNKKQPDPYEKMKEMLTGSNPADVVIMESNYLKRAVQDNLLKQLDPIIQEDEFDIDDFVPTVINGIKDAGDGYLYALTPTFSSSALYYNKKLFTDAGVTLPTDNMEWPDVLALAKRLAKGDGKERKFGLAFNRWGGDPFYDSQTYSAPLQLKMFDNKAEKMTVDQPQWRKVWNDLAGLYKEKIVPTVEDLNNGGGGPRAVDDAGKAVAFDPFQGDLFINGRLAMTLAGYDYINELSKAKDYAAKNNKPALDWDVVTVPQFQEAPGIGGNIYLSNLMAINNKAQNPDDAWDFIKFNNSKEWAKLKSRSTYEMVSRKSFLKPKEGMTYNIDAFYALKPVPPQDVELDKLYRDKQNLYQVQNLAQPLFQEIIQGKKSVEDALKEWQTKGDAMLQKIKDNPNGPLEPIDGGGVGVGGDVYVNPGGLKG; via the coding sequence ATGGAGAGAAGAGAGAATCGTAAACGAGTCGTATTGAAGAGGTCAGCAGCCGCAGCGGTCAGCGCGCTCATGCTCACGTCTACACTGGCAGCATGTAGCAAAGGGGATAGCAGCAGCGATGCGGAGCGGCATGTCCTTCGTGTCGGATTCATGTATTCGAACTCGGATAACGATCCGTATTTGCGCCAACAGTTTACGGACGGCTACGAGCTGCTGCATCCGAATATCGATATTGAGATCGTCTCGGCCATTAACTATGACGATCAGCGCTTCGAACAGCAGGATCCGAATAAGAAGCAGCCTGATCCGTATGAGAAAATGAAAGAGATGCTGACAGGCAGCAATCCGGCAGATGTTGTTATTATGGAATCGAATTATCTCAAGCGTGCTGTTCAGGATAATTTGCTCAAGCAGCTTGACCCGATTATTCAAGAAGATGAGTTCGATATCGACGACTTCGTTCCGACGGTCATTAATGGAATCAAGGATGCCGGCGATGGATATTTGTATGCACTGACGCCAACGTTCAGCAGTTCAGCGCTGTATTATAACAAGAAGCTCTTCACGGATGCTGGAGTAACTTTGCCGACGGACAACATGGAATGGCCGGATGTTCTTGCGCTTGCCAAACGCCTTGCGAAGGGCGATGGCAAAGAGCGCAAGTTCGGTCTTGCCTTCAACCGCTGGGGCGGTGACCCCTTCTATGATTCACAGACCTATTCGGCTCCTTTGCAGCTGAAGATGTTCGACAACAAGGCGGAGAAGATGACCGTTGACCAGCCGCAGTGGCGCAAGGTGTGGAACGATCTGGCAGGCTTGTATAAGGAGAAAATCGTACCGACAGTCGAAGACCTCAATAACGGAGGCGGAGGGCCGCGAGCGGTTGACGATGCGGGTAAAGCTGTTGCCTTCGATCCGTTCCAAGGCGATCTATTCATCAACGGGCGCCTTGCAATGACGCTTGCGGGTTATGACTATATTAACGAGCTGTCGAAGGCAAAGGATTATGCAGCGAAAAATAATAAGCCGGCACTCGACTGGGATGTTGTAACGGTGCCGCAATTCCAAGAGGCGCCAGGCATCGGCGGCAATATCTATTTGAGCAATCTGATGGCGATCAACAATAAGGCGCAAAATCCAGACGATGCTTGGGACTTTATCAAGTTTAACAACAGCAAGGAATGGGCGAAGCTGAAGTCTCGCAGCACATACGAGATGGTATCCCGCAAGTCCTTCCTGAAGCCGAAGGAAGGCATGACCTATAATATCGATGCGTTCTATGCGTTGAAGCCGGTTCCGCCTCAGGATGTCGAGCTGGATAAACTGTATCGCGATAAGCAGAATCTGTACCAAGTGCAGAATCTTGCACAGCCGCTCTTCCAGGAGATCATTCAGGGCAAAAAATCGGTTGAGGATGCGCTGAAGGAATGGCAGACGAAGGGCGATGCCATGCTGCAGAAGATCAAGGACAACCCGAACGGCCCGCTTGAACCGATTGACGGTGGCGGCGTAGGCGTGGGTGGAGACGTGTATGTGAATCCAGGTGGCCTGAAGGGCTAA
- a CDS encoding ABC transporter ATP-binding protein — MITCEGLVKIYKSDDLEVVALQGLNLNVRDGEMMAIIGNSGSGKSTLLNILGGLDRPSAGQVHVGPWDLLKITEEQLVAYKRDTVGFIWQSNARNLLPYLTALENVEMPMMLSSRLDRTYAKQLLEWVGLKERMHNKLHQLSGGEQQRVAIAISLANRPKLLLADEPTGSVDTATSDLIMNIFRRLNQELGITVVIVTHDLSLASKVDRVVAIRDGLTSTEFVKRNPNLDNVQQNGDGAGQGEGEGGIHAIHEEYVVVDRVGRLQIPKAYLTALQITDRASMEFDGERIIISPPKSLEG; from the coding sequence ATGATTACATGCGAAGGACTAGTAAAAATTTATAAATCGGATGATCTCGAGGTCGTCGCTCTGCAAGGTCTCAATCTGAACGTGCGGGACGGAGAGATGATGGCGATCATCGGCAACAGCGGAAGCGGGAAGTCGACGCTGCTCAATATTCTCGGCGGCTTGGATCGTCCGTCTGCCGGTCAGGTTCATGTTGGGCCATGGGATTTGCTCAAGATCACGGAAGAGCAGCTCGTCGCTTACAAACGCGATACGGTCGGCTTCATCTGGCAAAGCAATGCTCGAAACCTGCTGCCCTACTTGACGGCGCTCGAGAATGTGGAGATGCCGATGATGCTGTCATCGCGGCTCGACCGTACGTATGCGAAGCAGCTGCTTGAATGGGTTGGCTTGAAGGAGCGCATGCATAACAAGCTGCATCAGCTCTCCGGCGGCGAGCAGCAGCGGGTAGCCATTGCGATCTCGCTCGCGAATCGGCCGAAGCTGCTGCTGGCAGATGAGCCAACCGGTTCGGTAGATACAGCGACGAGCGATCTCATTATGAATATTTTCCGCAGGCTGAACCAAGAGCTTGGAATCACGGTCGTCATCGTAACGCATGATCTATCGCTTGCTAGTAAGGTTGACCGCGTTGTGGCCATCCGGGATGGACTGACAAGCACGGAATTTGTAAAGAGAAATCCGAACCTGGATAACGTTCAACAAAACGGTGACGGAGCGGGACAAGGCGAGGGTGAAGGTGGCATACATGCGATCCATGAGGAGTATGTAGTGGTAGACCGAGTGGGCAGACTCCAAATTCCCAAAGCGTACTTAACGGCACTGCAAATTACAGATCGTGCGTCGATGGAGTTTGATGGAGAGCGTATTATTATTTCACCGCCTAAATCATTGGAGGGGTAA
- a CDS encoding carbohydrate ABC transporter permease — protein MSYAAKVLRVLLLLTLVLVFVFPFIWMLSTSLKTYLESIKFPPDFLPKAPQFVNYSKTYVRIHFFHYAMNSVIVTFSIVIGQLLVCIPAAYAFAKKKFRFAGLFFAIVLIDLVLPAQVTFVPIYVLVSDFGWLDTYWAMIIPFIYSSFAIFFMTQAFKQIPDELLDAARMDKATELQIIVQLMLPIAKPFVLTAMLFTCISKWNDYFWPLILTNSESVRTLPMTVKGMISDTPGLTQWNELMAGNMMLIIPILVLYIAANRFIKNAFVYGIK, from the coding sequence ATGAGCTATGCGGCCAAAGTACTGCGAGTCCTGTTACTTCTAACTTTAGTTCTCGTGTTTGTGTTCCCATTCATATGGATGCTCAGCACATCGTTAAAAACGTATTTGGAATCGATCAAGTTCCCGCCTGATTTTTTACCGAAAGCACCGCAATTCGTCAACTACTCGAAGACTTATGTTCGCATTCACTTTTTCCATTACGCGATGAATTCGGTTATCGTAACCTTCTCCATTGTGATAGGCCAACTGCTCGTGTGCATTCCGGCAGCATATGCGTTCGCCAAGAAGAAGTTCAGATTTGCGGGTCTATTCTTTGCGATTGTACTGATCGATTTGGTACTGCCAGCGCAAGTCACGTTTGTGCCCATCTATGTACTGGTCAGTGATTTTGGCTGGCTTGATACCTACTGGGCGATGATTATTCCATTCATTTATTCATCATTTGCGATATTCTTCATGACTCAAGCGTTCAAGCAAATCCCGGACGAGCTGCTCGACGCAGCCAGAATGGATAAAGCAACCGAGCTGCAAATCATTGTCCAGCTCATGCTTCCTATTGCAAAGCCGTTCGTGTTGACTGCCATGCTGTTCACCTGCATCTCCAAGTGGAACGACTACTTCTGGCCGCTCATATTGACGAATTCAGAGAGCGTGCGCACGTTGCCGATGACGGTCAAAGGCATGATTTCCGATACGCCCGGCTTAACCCAATGGAACGAATTGATGGCAGGCAACATGATGCTGATCATCCCGATCCTGGTTCTGTATATTGCAGCGAACCGTTTCATCAAGAACGCCTTTGTATACGGTATTAAGTAA